One Nonomuraea angiospora DNA segment encodes these proteins:
- a CDS encoding NAD-dependent epimerase/dehydratase family protein: MIENLNDLREALSAPSEAVADGLARTEGDLMLLGAGGKIGPGLAVMARRALDARGSTARVIAVARTLSGDDETFMKQAGVEIVRADLLDHADLARLPEAERVVYLAGRKFGTHGSEPGTWALNTYLPGRVMRRFPASRVVAFSTGNVYPLVPVTSGGADETTPASPVGEYAQSCLGRERVIEHFSRAQGTPAAIVRLNYAVEMRYGVLLELAQAVLRGEPIDLATGSVNVIWQGDVNAMTLSLFEHCATPPLILNMAGPETASVRWLAGQLAARLGVTPRFTGGEEPTALLSNAARSHALFGYPTVPLMRLLDETARWVAEGGAVHGKATHFQEREGRF, translated from the coding sequence ATGATCGAGAACCTGAACGATCTGCGCGAAGCGCTCAGCGCCCCCTCCGAGGCCGTGGCCGACGGCCTCGCCCGCACCGAAGGCGACCTGATGCTGCTGGGCGCCGGAGGCAAGATCGGCCCCGGCCTCGCGGTGATGGCCCGCCGCGCCCTCGACGCCCGCGGTTCCACCGCCCGGGTCATCGCCGTCGCACGCACCCTCTCCGGCGACGACGAGACGTTCATGAAGCAGGCCGGAGTGGAGATCGTCCGGGCCGACCTGCTCGACCACGCCGACCTGGCCCGCCTGCCCGAGGCCGAGCGCGTCGTCTACCTGGCCGGACGCAAGTTCGGCACGCACGGCTCCGAACCCGGCACCTGGGCGCTCAACACCTACCTGCCGGGACGCGTCATGCGGCGCTTCCCCGCATCGCGCGTCGTCGCCTTCTCCACCGGAAATGTCTACCCCCTGGTACCGGTGACCAGCGGCGGAGCCGACGAGACCACCCCTGCGAGCCCTGTCGGCGAATACGCGCAGTCCTGCCTGGGCCGCGAACGCGTCATCGAGCACTTCTCGCGCGCCCAGGGCACCCCGGCCGCCATCGTCCGCCTGAACTACGCCGTCGAGATGCGCTACGGCGTCCTGCTCGAACTGGCGCAGGCCGTCCTCCGGGGCGAGCCGATCGACCTGGCGACGGGCAGCGTCAACGTCATCTGGCAGGGCGACGTCAACGCCATGACGCTGAGCCTCTTCGAGCACTGCGCCACCCCGCCGCTGATCCTCAACATGGCCGGACCCGAGACCGCGTCGGTCCGCTGGCTGGCCGGGCAGCTGGCCGCGCGCCTCGGGGTCACGCCGCGCTTCACCGGTGGTGAGGAGCCCACGGCCCTGCTCTCCAACGCCGCACGCTCGCACGCCCTGTTCGGCTACCCGACGGTTCCGCTGATGCGCCTCCTCGACGAGACCGCCCGCTGGGTGGCCGAGGGGGGAGCGGTGCACGGCAAGGCCACCCACTTCCAAGAACGAGAAGGACGCTTCTGA
- a CDS encoding dihydrodipicolinate synthase family protein, with protein MPAILAPAAARTLLEGVIIPAHPLVITADGTLDERRQRALTRYYLDAGAGGLAVGVHTTQFGIRTAGLLEPVLRLAAEEAATAAARADGPAPVLVAGVAGGTAEAVREAEMAASLSYDLAMVIVRGLDHLPDRELVAHLAEIGEVLPLCGFYLQPAVGGRVLGVDFWRQAAQLPALRAVKIAPFDRYRTIDVVRAVCESGRAEEIALYTGNDDNILVDLLTEFSIEVDGEPVVKRIVGGLLGQTAVWTHRAVELLNRAHEAVRSGQVDTELLTLAARLTDANGAVFDVAHGFAGCIAGVHEVLRRQGLLAEVRLLDPAEGLSPGQAEELDRVIAAYPELVDDEFVARHRDAWLKAA; from the coding sequence ATGCCAGCCATCCTGGCGCCCGCCGCAGCACGCACCCTGCTCGAAGGCGTCATCATCCCCGCACACCCCCTCGTCATCACCGCCGACGGCACGCTCGACGAGCGCCGCCAGCGAGCGCTGACCCGGTACTACCTCGACGCCGGCGCGGGCGGCCTCGCCGTCGGCGTCCACACCACCCAGTTCGGCATCCGCACGGCGGGCCTGCTGGAGCCGGTGCTGCGGCTGGCCGCGGAGGAAGCCGCCACGGCCGCCGCTCGGGCGGACGGCCCGGCCCCGGTGCTGGTCGCGGGCGTGGCAGGCGGTACGGCGGAGGCCGTCCGCGAGGCCGAGATGGCCGCCTCCCTGAGCTACGACCTGGCCATGGTCATCGTGCGCGGGCTGGACCACCTGCCTGACCGCGAGCTCGTCGCCCACCTGGCCGAGATCGGTGAGGTGCTGCCGCTGTGCGGGTTCTACCTGCAGCCGGCCGTGGGCGGTCGCGTCCTCGGCGTGGACTTCTGGCGCCAGGCGGCCCAGCTCCCGGCGCTGCGTGCGGTGAAGATCGCGCCGTTCGACCGCTACCGCACGATCGACGTGGTCCGGGCGGTCTGCGAGTCCGGCCGGGCCGAGGAGATCGCCCTGTACACCGGCAACGACGACAACATCCTCGTCGACCTGCTCACCGAGTTCTCCATCGAGGTGGACGGCGAGCCGGTGGTCAAGCGCATCGTCGGCGGCCTGCTCGGCCAGACGGCGGTGTGGACCCACCGCGCCGTCGAGCTGCTGAACCGCGCCCACGAGGCGGTCAGGAGCGGGCAGGTGGACACCGAGCTGCTCACCCTCGCCGCGCGGCTCACCGACGCCAACGGCGCGGTCTTCGACGTGGCGCACGGGTTCGCGGGCTGCATCGCCGGAGTGCACGAGGTGCTGCGCCGCCAGGGCCTGCTGGCCGAGGTACGGCTGCTCGACCCGGCCGAGGGCCTGTCGCCCGGCCAGGCCGAAGAGCTCGACCGCGTCATCGCCGCCTACCCCGAGCTGGTGGACGACGAGTTCGTCGCCCGGCACCGCGACGCGTGGCTGAAGGCGGCGTGA
- a CDS encoding alginate lyase family protein yields the protein MKKITALLAALIVASAPLQAMPSPAAAAADGQNLVPNPGFETTTPSTEACPAPAWCTPWQSSTYTIDTAVAAEGERSMRIDGSPAKKIGGFVTVPLNQTTTPIVHISAKVKLDAITLADYTDFPGAARVSLSFSYVDSAGSTVYTGSGLLGGILTGSTDWTTVQGTFKVPPLTTRVQIINTVQTSTGTMWVDDVRVTPGSAWLYPERATKKAAPGSDATFLVTVTNRRAVADTLRLAVDRGTVSPAVTAPLKPGESTLATVTVPGAGSAVLTATPSGDAASARRATLTVEEATAKGGEPRVYATPAELETLRKRISGQPWAAKAFDTTVKAEADAWLGRPLDKTVFHGGWSGNFKCPGTNTMLTFDYDSPTSHRCPLDGKTYSGEPYDSAWVEIWHNNAAQGASDLALAYRVTGGEQYAAKARDILLYYADRFLAVPLNPLYGRIHYQSLDEAVAAIGLIDAYDLIRDGLTEAERVNIEGNLLRPLAELLISSPMATSNFQAWTAAAVHGAGAAIDDAGLRDTALKDTEFLLDKAIVSDGWWWEGSASYHLYALQALTQVAISAREKDYPHDPRFKSMYTTLLPYLYPDQTVPAAGDGGTWGRRFGPNFTMFAEWAYATYADPDFAAGLGLAYHNLGQPRGDRWALRYGADEIPKSSGVRQRSTTFRGLGETVLRGGEPANLIPNGDFTEAALEDAGKPASWALTGTWKKGAVTGRATQTFPVDGTRLSHLRLSVLGRGAVTLTFLDGKGRKISATEGETELQVPVKARAVRLAIDGGFERLDLWPADLARDGGFEDGGKAWAREGRTAISPLAYRGGSAATARQGRWSSDIPVTGGLVGTVELTARVQGTGRIELSFVNKDGTTTEPVSTAFLGTWKAVAARGAVPREAVAARVALVSDRGVGFFDDVALLYGSAVDPFQADAIRMDHGIPGGSHGHADKLHIDVTGGGLQSTDLGMVYGSDNADLTNNWYRETVSHNTVVVDGRSQDRAMRGSLNFFGTTPGLRVADAGAKDGDVAIRRADLMTDRYTLDVFDASGSTAHRYDQSWHGQGTLEVGGPAMTPPPCGDCVLDPADTDFGYHRLKRVAEGTAADGRWKAQWTSDTGVLSLRSLEPVSTGVLHTSGPGEATTGRPIPFLLARREGAAKTRFTTLIETRSPADRPAVSDGRRIADGHVQVDLADGVRDDVLFDSGYALLRRAANGSPVSVDLMRRAAVSVDGVDWVKVSRPIERASVAYAGSELRLTVPRGEPGRYEISVHAPGVRDVTLNTRSVEFARSGDMITVAVTVS from the coding sequence GTGAAGAAGATCACCGCCTTACTGGCGGCGCTGATCGTGGCCTCGGCGCCGCTTCAGGCGATGCCCTCCCCCGCCGCGGCCGCCGCCGACGGGCAGAACCTGGTGCCGAACCCCGGGTTCGAGACGACCACGCCCTCAACCGAAGCCTGCCCGGCGCCCGCCTGGTGCACACCGTGGCAGAGCTCCACCTACACGATCGACACCGCGGTGGCCGCCGAGGGCGAACGCTCGATGCGGATCGACGGCTCGCCGGCCAAGAAGATCGGCGGCTTCGTCACCGTCCCGCTCAACCAGACGACCACCCCCATCGTGCACATCTCGGCCAAGGTGAAACTGGATGCGATCACCCTGGCCGACTACACCGACTTCCCCGGCGCGGCCCGCGTCTCGCTCAGCTTCAGCTACGTCGACAGCGCGGGGAGCACCGTCTACACAGGCTCCGGCCTGCTCGGGGGCATCCTCACCGGCAGCACGGACTGGACCACCGTGCAGGGCACCTTCAAGGTGCCGCCGCTGACCACCCGGGTCCAGATCATCAACACCGTGCAGACCTCCACCGGCACCATGTGGGTGGACGACGTGCGGGTGACACCTGGATCGGCCTGGCTCTACCCCGAACGCGCCACCAAGAAGGCCGCGCCGGGCAGCGACGCGACGTTCCTCGTCACGGTCACCAACCGGCGGGCCGTGGCCGACACGCTGCGACTCGCGGTGGACCGCGGCACGGTGAGCCCGGCGGTGACCGCGCCGCTGAAGCCGGGCGAGTCCACCCTGGCCACGGTGACGGTTCCCGGCGCGGGCTCGGCCGTACTGACCGCCACGCCCAGTGGTGACGCGGCATCCGCGCGGCGGGCCACGCTCACGGTGGAGGAGGCCACCGCCAAAGGCGGCGAGCCTCGGGTCTACGCGACGCCCGCGGAGCTGGAAACCCTGCGCAAGCGCATTTCGGGGCAGCCGTGGGCGGCCAAGGCCTTCGACACCACCGTCAAGGCGGAGGCCGATGCCTGGCTGGGCAGGCCGCTGGACAAGACGGTCTTCCACGGCGGCTGGAGCGGCAACTTCAAATGCCCCGGCACCAACACCATGCTGACCTTCGACTACGACAGCCCCACGAGCCACCGGTGCCCGCTCGACGGCAAGACCTACAGCGGCGAGCCGTACGACAGCGCATGGGTGGAGATCTGGCACAACAACGCCGCGCAGGGCGCCTCCGATCTGGCGCTCGCCTACCGGGTGACAGGCGGCGAGCAGTACGCGGCCAAAGCGCGCGACATCCTGCTCTACTACGCCGATCGGTTCCTGGCGGTGCCGCTCAACCCGCTCTACGGGCGCATCCATTACCAGTCGCTGGACGAGGCGGTCGCGGCCATCGGGCTGATCGACGCCTACGACCTGATCCGCGACGGCCTCACCGAGGCCGAGCGGGTGAACATCGAGGGCAACCTGCTGCGCCCGCTGGCCGAGCTGCTGATCTCCAGCCCGATGGCGACCTCCAACTTCCAGGCGTGGACGGCCGCGGCGGTGCACGGGGCCGGCGCGGCGATCGACGACGCCGGACTGCGCGATACCGCGCTGAAGGACACCGAGTTCCTGCTGGACAAGGCGATCGTGAGCGACGGCTGGTGGTGGGAGGGCTCGGCCAGCTACCACCTGTACGCGCTCCAGGCGCTCACCCAGGTCGCCATCTCGGCGCGGGAGAAGGACTACCCGCACGATCCGCGCTTCAAGTCGATGTACACCACGCTGCTGCCGTACCTGTACCCGGACCAGACCGTACCCGCGGCCGGTGACGGCGGCACCTGGGGACGGAGGTTCGGCCCCAACTTCACGATGTTCGCCGAATGGGCCTATGCCACCTACGCCGACCCGGACTTCGCCGCCGGGCTCGGGCTGGCCTACCACAATCTCGGCCAGCCGCGGGGCGACCGGTGGGCGCTGCGGTACGGCGCCGACGAGATCCCGAAGAGCTCGGGGGTACGGCAGCGCAGCACGACCTTCCGCGGCCTGGGCGAGACCGTGCTGCGCGGCGGCGAGCCGGCCAACCTCATCCCCAACGGGGACTTCACGGAGGCGGCGCTGGAGGATGCGGGCAAGCCGGCCTCCTGGGCGCTGACCGGGACCTGGAAGAAGGGCGCCGTGACGGGCCGGGCGACCCAGACCTTCCCGGTGGACGGCACTCGCCTGTCACACCTGCGGCTGTCGGTCCTGGGCCGTGGAGCGGTCACGCTGACCTTCCTCGACGGCAAGGGCAGGAAGATCAGCGCGACCGAAGGGGAGACGGAGCTCCAGGTGCCGGTCAAGGCGCGTGCCGTACGGCTGGCCATCGACGGCGGCTTCGAGCGGCTCGACCTGTGGCCGGCCGACCTGGCCCGGGACGGCGGCTTCGAGGACGGCGGCAAGGCCTGGGCCCGCGAGGGCCGCACGGCGATCTCGCCGCTCGCCTACCGCGGCGGCTCGGCGGCGACGGCCAGGCAAGGGCGCTGGAGCAGCGACATCCCGGTCACCGGCGGCCTCGTCGGCACCGTCGAGCTGACGGCACGCGTCCAGGGGACCGGCCGGATCGAGCTGTCGTTCGTGAACAAGGACGGCACGACCACCGAGCCCGTCTCCACGGCCTTCCTGGGCACCTGGAAGGCGGTCGCGGCGCGCGGCGCGGTTCCGCGTGAGGCGGTCGCGGCACGGGTGGCGCTCGTCTCGGACAGGGGCGTGGGCTTCTTCGACGACGTCGCCCTGCTGTACGGCTCGGCGGTGGACCCCTTCCAGGCCGACGCGATCCGGATGGACCACGGCATCCCGGGCGGCAGCCATGGTCACGCCGACAAGCTCCACATCGACGTGACCGGCGGCGGGCTGCAGTCGACCGACCTCGGGATGGTCTACGGCTCCGACAACGCCGACCTGACCAACAACTGGTACCGCGAGACCGTCTCGCACAACACGGTCGTCGTGGACGGGCGGAGCCAGGACCGGGCCATGCGCGGCTCGCTGAACTTCTTCGGCACCACACCCGGGCTGCGGGTGGCCGACGCCGGGGCCAAGGACGGGGACGTGGCCATCCGCCGTGCGGACCTGATGACCGACCGTTACACGCTCGACGTGTTCGACGCCTCGGGAAGCACCGCGCACCGCTACGACCAGTCGTGGCACGGGCAGGGAACGCTGGAGGTCGGCGGGCCCGCCATGACGCCGCCGCCCTGCGGCGACTGCGTGCTGGACCCGGCCGACACCGACTTCGGCTACCACCGGCTCAAGCGGGTCGCCGAGGGCACCGCGGCGGACGGGCGGTGGAAGGCGCAGTGGACCTCCGACACGGGGGTGCTCTCGCTGCGGTCGCTGGAGCCGGTCTCGACCGGAGTCCTGCACACCAGCGGGCCGGGCGAGGCCACCACCGGCCGGCCCATTCCGTTCCTGCTGGCCAGGCGGGAGGGGGCGGCGAAGACGCGGTTCACCACGCTGATCGAGACCCGCTCGCCGGCTGACCGGCCGGCCGTGAGCGACGGCCGGCGGATCGCCGACGGGCACGTCCAGGTCGACCTGGCCGACGGTGTCCGCGACGACGTGCTCTTCGACTCCGGCTACGCGCTGCTCAGACGGGCCGCGAACGGTTCACCGGTCAGTGTGGACCTGATGCGCCGCGCCGCGGTCTCCGTGGACGGCGTCGACTGGGTCAAGGTCTCGCGGCCGATCGAGCGGGCGTCGGTGGCCTACGCCGGGTCCGAGCTGCGGCTGACGGTGCCGCGCGGAGAGCCCGGACGGTATGAGATTTCGGTTCACGCGCCGGGCGTACGCGATGTCACCCTCAACACGCGCTCCGTTGAATTCGCCCGGTCCGGTGACATGATCACCGTCGCCGTCACCGTCTCCTAG
- a CDS encoding GNAT family N-acetyltransferase translates to MAAHLRPYHPADLAGIYRVCLLVDGAGRAEAPRFHAPDLPGHLYAGPYAVADPGLAFVVADEHGIGGYIVATACTEEFLGWAREHWWPVLREQYPRHRDPGDGTLDHRYVDVIHDYPDAPRPWFASHPAQAHIKLTARLQGSGWGHRLMSALIASLRERQVPGLHLGVAETNGRALAFYAALGFTEAERHPWGRTLVLDL, encoded by the coding sequence ATGGCAGCGCACCTGCGGCCCTACCATCCTGCCGACCTGGCCGGGATCTACCGGGTGTGCCTGCTCGTCGACGGGGCGGGCCGGGCGGAGGCACCCCGCTTCCACGCCCCCGACCTGCCCGGTCACCTCTACGCGGGGCCGTACGCGGTCGCCGATCCCGGCCTGGCCTTCGTCGTCGCCGACGAGCACGGGATCGGCGGCTACATCGTCGCCACCGCGTGCACCGAGGAGTTCCTCGGGTGGGCCCGCGAGCACTGGTGGCCGGTGCTGCGCGAGCAGTACCCCCGCCATCGCGACCCCGGCGACGGCACCCTCGACCACCGGTACGTCGATGTGATCCACGACTACCCGGACGCGCCCCGGCCCTGGTTCGCCAGCCACCCGGCCCAGGCGCACATCAAGCTCACCGCGCGGCTGCAGGGCAGCGGCTGGGGCCACCGCCTCATGTCAGCCCTGATCGCGTCGTTGCGGGAACGGCAGGTGCCCGGCCTGCACCTCGGCGTCGCCGAGACCAACGGCCGGGCCCTGGCCTTCTACGCCGCGCTCGGCTTCACCGAAGCCGAGCGTCACCCCTGGGGACGCACGCTCGTCCTCGATCTCTGA
- a CDS encoding carbohydrate-binding protein, producing the protein MRGKVLTALVSLFALVPGTALAAPRVNTFERPERGSAYTLSQWAADGWSAPWQEGMDTRTWIDGYNFNHSGGKSLRVFYPKGKIGPADSGAQAPLALSPAREYYLSYWARYSSDFSWGTTEFAGKLGLGLAGGKACSGGQVCDGYNGFSSRMIWRRDNGQAAIYYYHMGHAGQYGDYAVLKRNGADILYPRGEWFNIVQRLKVNTVTNGNANPDGEIEIFYNGVSAATVTGLRFVRNGDLIDRAYFSSFFGGADTTFAPANDSWIWYDDLKVSTNRADICELAPGGCHTRTFQAESYSAMKGVITEPTPDTGGGQHVGSFDSTDWIAFGGVTIPSAGRYLVEYRVASPHDGGVISLDINEGATPLGNVDLPNTGSWSSYRTISREVDLPAGTHQFGVYAATGGFNLNWWKITRLY; encoded by the coding sequence ATGAGAGGAAAAGTCCTCACCGCACTCGTCTCCTTATTCGCCCTCGTCCCCGGCACCGCCCTGGCCGCACCCCGCGTCAACACCTTCGAACGGCCCGAGCGGGGCAGCGCCTACACCCTGAGCCAGTGGGCGGCCGACGGGTGGAGCGCCCCCTGGCAGGAGGGCATGGACACCCGTACCTGGATCGACGGTTACAACTTCAACCACTCGGGCGGCAAGTCGCTGCGCGTCTTCTACCCCAAGGGCAAGATCGGACCGGCCGACTCCGGCGCCCAGGCGCCGCTCGCGCTGAGCCCGGCCCGCGAGTACTACCTGTCCTACTGGGCGCGCTACAGCAGCGACTTCAGCTGGGGCACCACGGAGTTCGCCGGGAAACTGGGACTCGGCCTGGCGGGCGGCAAGGCGTGCTCGGGAGGCCAGGTCTGCGACGGCTACAACGGCTTCAGCTCGCGTATGATCTGGCGGCGCGACAACGGCCAAGCGGCGATTTACTACTACCACATGGGTCACGCCGGGCAGTACGGCGACTACGCCGTGCTCAAACGCAACGGCGCCGACATCCTCTATCCGCGCGGGGAATGGTTCAACATCGTCCAGCGCCTCAAGGTCAACACCGTCACCAACGGTAACGCCAACCCCGACGGCGAGATCGAGATCTTCTACAACGGCGTCTCCGCCGCCACCGTCACCGGGCTGCGCTTCGTGCGCAACGGCGACCTGATCGACAGGGCCTACTTCTCCTCCTTCTTCGGCGGGGCGGACACCACTTTCGCACCTGCCAACGACTCCTGGATCTGGTACGACGACCTCAAGGTGTCGACCAACCGGGCCGACATCTGCGAGCTGGCGCCCGGCGGCTGCCACACCCGGACCTTCCAGGCCGAGAGCTACAGCGCGATGAAGGGCGTGATCACCGAGCCCACGCCCGACACGGGTGGCGGGCAGCACGTCGGCTCCTTCGACAGCACCGACTGGATCGCCTTCGGCGGGGTCACCATCCCGTCGGCCGGTCGTTACCTGGTGGAGTACCGCGTCGCGTCGCCGCACGACGGCGGGGTGATCTCGCTGGACATCAACGAAGGCGCCACGCCGCTCGGAAACGTCGACTTGCCGAACACCGGGAGCTGGTCGAGCTACCGGACGATCTCCCGTGAAGTCGACCTACCCGCCGGGACACACCAGTTCGGCGTCTACGCGGCGACGGGCGGCTTCAACCTCAACTGGTGGAAGATCACCCGGCTCTACTGA
- a CDS encoding beta-N-acetylhexosaminidase, translating to MSLVPLPAAVIPAYGVFALTAETGLTAPDALHGVLAWLQGTLRAGTRLPLRESASGSIRLELAPDLAPESYRLRVTPDHVRIEGGDPAGVFYGCQTLLQLLPPAVHRRSCTAPGTEWVIGATTITDAPRFPWRGVLLDVARHFMPVHDVLRFIDQMAAHRLNRLHLHLTDDQGWRLEIRRYPRLTSVGGWRTETQIGSGPDAGTDGRPHGGYYTHDDIREIVAYAAGRFVTVVPEIEMPGHVRAALAAYPELGAGAERLPVWTRWGIDDHVLNAEEHTVRFFCDVFDEVIELFPSPYVCVGGDEAPKTRLRHDPASRARAAELGLDSVDRLPGWFLGRIGRHLAGRGRRLLGWDDLLEGDLPVDATLLSWRGMSGAVVAARRGHDVISCPDNYAYLDYRQSDLDTEPIPQSVVLDLDRVYAFEPVPAELSPEEARHVIGGQANIWTEYMDSRRVVDYFAFPRLAAIAEVLWTPAPLRDLPGFRGRMETHLLRLEAMGIEFRRPQGPKPWQQRPGIAGRPRTEEERDAHIARITGRS from the coding sequence ATGAGCCTCGTCCCCTTGCCCGCCGCCGTGATCCCGGCCTATGGAGTCTTCGCCCTCACCGCGGAAACCGGCCTGACCGCGCCGGACGCCCTGCATGGAGTCCTGGCATGGTTACAGGGAACCCTGCGCGCGGGGACCCGGCTACCCCTGCGCGAGTCGGCGTCCGGATCGATCCGGCTGGAACTCGCCCCGGATCTCGCCCCCGAGTCCTACCGTCTGCGGGTCACCCCCGACCACGTGCGCATCGAGGGCGGCGACCCCGCAGGCGTGTTCTACGGCTGCCAGACGCTGCTGCAGCTGCTCCCGCCCGCCGTACACCGACGGTCATGCACAGCCCCCGGCACGGAGTGGGTCATCGGCGCGACCACCATCACCGACGCGCCGCGCTTTCCGTGGCGCGGAGTCCTGCTCGACGTCGCACGGCACTTCATGCCGGTGCACGACGTGCTCAGGTTCATCGACCAGATGGCGGCGCACCGGCTCAACCGGCTCCACCTCCACCTCACCGACGACCAGGGCTGGCGTCTGGAGATCCGGCGTTACCCCCGTCTGACCTCGGTGGGAGGGTGGCGTACGGAGACCCAGATCGGTTCCGGGCCGGACGCGGGGACCGATGGCCGGCCGCACGGCGGCTATTACACCCATGACGACATCCGCGAGATCGTCGCCTATGCCGCCGGACGGTTCGTCACGGTGGTGCCGGAGATCGAGATGCCCGGCCATGTCCGCGCCGCCCTGGCCGCCTACCCCGAACTCGGCGCCGGGGCCGAGCGGCTGCCGGTGTGGACCCGCTGGGGCATCGACGATCACGTGCTCAACGCCGAGGAGCACACCGTCAGGTTCTTCTGCGACGTGTTCGACGAGGTGATCGAGCTGTTCCCGTCGCCGTATGTCTGCGTGGGCGGCGACGAGGCCCCGAAGACCCGCCTGCGTCACGATCCGGCCTCGCGGGCCAGAGCCGCCGAACTCGGGCTCGACAGCGTGGACCGGTTGCCGGGATGGTTCCTGGGGCGCATCGGCCGTCACCTGGCCGGGCGCGGCCGCCGCCTGCTCGGCTGGGACGACCTGCTCGAAGGCGACCTGCCGGTCGATGCGACGCTCCTGTCCTGGCGCGGCATGTCCGGCGCCGTCGTCGCGGCCCGCCGGGGGCACGATGTGATCAGCTGCCCCGACAACTACGCCTACCTCGACTACCGGCAGTCGGACCTGGACACGGAGCCGATACCGCAGTCCGTCGTCCTGGACCTCGACCGCGTCTACGCCTTCGAGCCCGTGCCCGCGGAGCTCTCTCCCGAGGAAGCCAGGCATGTGATCGGAGGCCAGGCCAACATCTGGACGGAGTACATGGACTCCCGACGTGTGGTCGACTATTTCGCCTTTCCCCGCCTGGCGGCGATCGCGGAAGTCCTGTGGACTCCGGCCCCTCTGCGTGACCTGCCCGGTTTCCGCGGGCGCATGGAAACCCACCTGCTGCGCCTGGAGGCCATGGGAATCGAGTTCCGCCGGCCGCAGGGCCCGAAACCGTGGCAGCAGCGGCCCGGGATCGCCGGACGCCCCAGGACCGAGGAGGAACGCGACGCCCACATCGCCCGCATCACCGGCCGGTCATAG
- a CDS encoding LacI family DNA-binding transcriptional regulator: MARLPGTRASGGPSMADVAKLAGVSGQTVSRVVNGNDRVTADTRLKVETAMRQLGYRANIAARALATGRFGTIGVVMFNLSAVLNVCILEAVVTGAQARGYSVSVAMVDGPTEKDIRAAVRGLTDRAVDGVIVIEARVLDTPQLHLPEEVPVVIADSRAAHRHPTFGMDEAAGVRAAVDHLLGLGHATVHHVAGPTGSNPAQRRRAAWQRLLKRSGRAVPPPAVGDWSPQSGYDAARRLLAGDDVSAVFAANDQMAAGVLRAAAELGRKVPDDLSVVGFDDLDFTPFLAPPLTTVRQDLAAVGRRCLEHLIARIEAPPGIEAAQPASRFVRPELVIRASTAPPRR, from the coding sequence ATGGCTCGACTACCGGGGACGAGAGCGTCAGGCGGCCCGTCGATGGCGGACGTCGCCAAGCTCGCCGGCGTCTCGGGCCAGACCGTGTCCCGGGTCGTGAACGGCAACGACCGGGTGACCGCCGACACCAGACTCAAGGTCGAGACGGCCATGAGACAGCTCGGCTACCGCGCCAACATCGCCGCGCGGGCGCTGGCCACCGGCCGGTTCGGCACGATCGGCGTCGTCATGTTCAACCTCAGCGCCGTGCTCAACGTCTGCATCCTCGAGGCCGTCGTGACCGGCGCCCAGGCCCGCGGCTACTCGGTGAGCGTCGCGATGGTCGACGGCCCGACCGAGAAGGACATCCGCGCCGCCGTCCGCGGCCTCACCGACCGTGCGGTGGACGGCGTGATCGTGATCGAGGCCCGGGTGCTCGACACCCCGCAACTGCACCTCCCCGAGGAGGTGCCCGTGGTGATCGCCGACAGCAGGGCGGCGCACCGGCACCCCACCTTCGGCATGGACGAGGCCGCCGGCGTCCGCGCCGCCGTGGACCACCTGCTCGGGCTCGGCCACGCCACCGTGCACCACGTGGCCGGACCGACCGGCTCGAACCCGGCACAGCGACGCAGGGCTGCCTGGCAGCGGCTGCTGAAACGCTCGGGCCGCGCCGTCCCCCCACCCGCCGTCGGCGACTGGTCCCCGCAGTCGGGGTACGACGCCGCACGCCGCCTGCTGGCCGGCGACGACGTGAGCGCCGTCTTCGCCGCCAACGACCAGATGGCCGCGGGCGTGCTCAGGGCCGCCGCCGAGCTGGGCCGCAAGGTGCCGGACGACCTGAGCGTCGTCGGCTTCGACGACCTCGACTTCACACCGTTCCTCGCCCCGCCGCTGACGACCGTCCGCCAGGACCTCGCGGCGGTGGGACGCCGCTGCCTCGAACACCTGATCGCGCGGATCGAGGCGCCGCCCGGGATCGAGGCGGCCCAGCCCGCCAGCAGGTTCGTCCGCCCGGAACTCGTGATCAGAGCGTCCACCGCGCCCCCACGCCGCTGA